TTTTTTGTCTCTGGCGAAAAAGACTGTTGTTGCTGCTCTACACTATCCATTGTCTCTCCATAGTCCCCACTGCTGGAAGATAGTGACTTTTTCATGAGCTGAGGGCTCATTCCAATGGGAGGAGTGCGAATATCTGGCTGCATCAGTGACTCACTAGACACCATCCCTGAATCTTTGCTAAGTGATGATGGTGGAGGTGCAGGATTGGGCAATACCCCCTTCTGGGTGTAAACTTTGCACCTCTGAGAAGGAGATGTGGGTGGCTTATATTCAGATGTCTTGGAAAGGCTTGCAATGCCAAGCCGTGGGGAACCCATGGACCGAGGTTTGGTTTCTACAAAGCCACAGGAGTTAAGACTTTCACGGCTGCTTTGCAGGTCTGTGCACTGAGACTGCTGGGAAGAGTTCATCTGGCTACTAGGGCTGCCTGTTACACTCCTGGGAGAAGGAGGAGTAGAAACTTCATTAACCATCCCAGTGTGAACAGGCGAGTGGCCTCCCTGAACTCTGTTGGACGTTGTGTTTAGGTTTTCCGTCAAGTCTTTATCAGGCTCTTGGAAGCCTTCTTCCCTCTCTGTCTCTAATGCATTCTTGAATTCTGGCACTTGGCTTGACAAAGGGCATTTGGTTGCTTGGTCTGAACTAAACTGAACAGGCAACTCCTCAAAAGGAAAATGGTCTATCTCCTCACTGCCATCAATGCAGTCTAACCTCTCCTGGAGCTCCGCAAATGTATTGCACTTCAAGCAGTCTCTTTCAGAGCTACTGGGGGCTGTTTCGCTCAATTCCTCCAGCTTGCTTTCATTTCTGGTCTTCTGAAGGG
This genomic window from Sceloporus undulatus isolate JIND9_A2432 ecotype Alabama unplaced genomic scaffold, SceUnd_v1.1 scaffold_31106, whole genome shotgun sequence contains:
- the LOC121918757 gene encoding kinesin-like protein KIF26B, giving the protein YTSSSSGGESSCEEGRMRRPTQLRPFHSRNAVDPDFPILHLSSDPDYSSSSEQSCDTVIYVGPNGTALSDKELTDNEGPPDFVPIVPALQKTRNESKLEELSETAPSSSERDCLKCNTFAELQERLDCIDGSEEIDHFPFEELPVQFSSDQATKCPLSSQVPEFKNALETEREEGFQEPDKDLTENLNTTSNRVQGGHSPVHTGMVNEVSTPPSPRSVTGSPSSQMNSSQQSQCTDLQSSRESLNSCGFVETKPRSMGSPRLGIASLSKTSEYKPPTSPSQRCKVYTQKGVLPNPAPPPSSLSKDSGMVSSESLMQPDIRTPPIGMSPQLMKKSLSSSSGDYGETMDSVEQQQQSFSPET